In Pyrodictium occultum, the genomic window TATGGCTGGGACCCGGTGGCGGAGGGCCGGCCCGGAGCGGCTCCTTCACAGCCGGGTGGGCCCCGCCGGGGGCTGGAGGGGGTCGGAGAGGGTGGAGAGGCGGAGCACCGGCCTGGGGAGCCCCTGGAGCCTCCTGGCCAGGGGCCCGAAGGCCGCGGTACCAGCGGGCGTAGCAGTAGAGGCAGTCGAAGACGCAGCCGGTGAAGGGCTCCAGCCGGAACACGCTGTAGCAGAGGGAGGAGATGTAGCTGCTCGGCTTGATGCCTATCTCGAGCCACTCCACGGCCCAGAGCCCCTACCTCACCCTGAACAGTGGGAGCACCCTCTCGGGGAGGCTGCAGCAGGCATCGTAGAGCGGCAGCCTGACCCCCAGCTCCCTAAGCGCCCTGGGGCTCGGGTTGGCTATCCGGTCCACCATGCCCTCCTCCACCGCCACCCGGTCAAGGAGGGGCTTCACCTGGTAGGGCCTCATGCAGCCGAGCGAGAGCTCCCCGGGCCAGACGCTGCGGGCTAGCCGGAGGAGCCCGGGGAGCTTCTCCGCGGGGGGCGCGGGCTCGCCGGGCGGGGGGATGTAGACGAGGAGCGTCACCCTCTCAGCGCCCAGGTCGGCTGCGAGCATCAGCTCCCGGCGGAGCAGCTCCGGGCTGCTCCAGGGGTGCCAGAGGAAGATGTGGGGCACAACCTCGAGCCCGTGCTCCATCATCCGCTCCATTATCTTGGCGACGCGCTCGGGGCCGAAGGGGAGACGGCGGACACCCATAACCATCTCCTTGCTGAGGCTCAGCTCATAGTCTAGTATGTCCACGACGCCGCGGAGCCTCTCGAGGACCCAGCCCCGGTCCTCGTAGCCGGGGTGGAGGTTGAACACCATGCCGAGCTCCCTGCGGGCCTCCGCCAGCTGGTCCAGGAAGGGCTCCAGCGGCAGCCTCCCCTCCCTGGTCAGGCCGCCGCTCACCAGGGCGCCTCGGACCCCGCGGCGGTGGAGAGACTCGAGGAGCCCCAGGAGGCCGCGGGGCCCCCGGGGGACGGGCAGCATGCCGCGGAGGTAGCGGCTCCCGCAGTGGCTGCAGTTGAGGGGGCAGCTGGCGCCGGTGAGGCTTATCTCCGTGAACCTCTTCATCATCCTGAAGGCCTTCGGGAGCCCCACGCCCAGTCACCCTAGGCCTATCCTGCGGAGCTGCTCCTCGAGGAGGCCCCGGTCCCGCTGGAGGAGGCGGGCCGAGGGGTAGTTGTAGATGGGGCCCCTGGGGGACTCGTTGTAGAAGGGCCTGTTGCAGCCGGGGCAGCCGCTGGTGAGGAGCCCAGGGAGCGGGTCCACGGGGGGCCTCCGGGCGAACCGGGCCGGGGGCCCAGGGTCGATGTAGTCGAGGGGGTCGAGGCCCTCCTCGAGGAGGAGGCGGGCGACCTGGTAGACACGGTAGGTGTGGATGTCCACGCCCGGGAAGCGGCGCGGCGTGCCGGGGACCCGGGTGTAGCTGAAGAGCGCCACCCGGGCGCCGAGGGAGTAGATGAGCTTCATCGCTTTGAGCATCTCGGCCGGCGTCTCGCCGAGCCCGGCCACCAGGTGGACGTAGACCCTGCCCCTCCCGTAGACCCCCACAGCCCTCCCTATGAACCCTATGTAGGTG contains:
- a CDS encoding radical SAM protein, with the translated sequence MLVRASIGTLAVLGLERIPLAARPTTAYLLQYSPQGCMARCMFCSQSVFSRAGRSLLSRVTWPVVRLGDILSRWRRGLFARVCIQTVLRPGFACEAYKLLEGLRRVDPDTPASVTTTPVAAGVLEAWRRLGVDTLGVGLDAASPRVFAEAGKPYSWSTYIGFIGRAVGVYGRGRVYVHLVAGLGETPAEMLKAMKLIYSLGARVALFSYTRVPGTPRRFPGVDIHTYRVYQVARLLLEEGLDPLDYIDPGPPARFARRPPVDPLPGLLTSGCPGCNRPFYNESPRGPIYNYPSARLLQRDRGLLEEQLRRIGLG